One segment of Terriglobales bacterium DNA contains the following:
- the purE gene encoding 5-(carboxyamino)imidazole ribonucleotide mutase, translated as MSKPLVSIVMGSDSDLEIMRDAAKSLEEFGIPYEIDVTSAHRSPRRTSEYAQEAAGRGLKVIIAGAGGAAHLAGVIAAHTTLPVIGVPIPSVLDGLDSLLSTVQMPAGIPVATVAIGKAGAANAGILAAQMLALSDPALAKKLTAHKEKLAHSVEEKSKKLKMTL; from the coding sequence TGGAGATCATGCGCGACGCGGCCAAGTCGCTGGAGGAGTTCGGCATCCCCTACGAGATCGACGTGACCTCGGCACACCGCTCGCCGCGGCGCACCAGCGAGTACGCGCAGGAGGCCGCCGGCCGCGGCCTCAAGGTGATCATCGCGGGGGCGGGCGGCGCGGCCCACCTGGCGGGCGTCATCGCTGCCCATACCACCCTGCCGGTGATCGGCGTGCCCATTCCCAGCGTGCTCGACGGGTTGGACTCGCTGCTCTCGACGGTGCAGATGCCCGCGGGCATCCCGGTGGCCACGGTGGCCATCGGCAAGGCGGGCGCAGCCAACGCAGGCATCCTGGCGGCGCAGATGCTCGCCCTCTCCGATCCCGCGCTGGCCAAGAAACTGACCGCGCACAAGGAGAAGCTGGCGCACAGCGTGGAGGAGAAATCCAAGAAGCTCAAGATGACGCTGTAG